TCGTGCTCTTGTAGACGCCGCGGAAGTACGCGCTGGCGTCCGCGTAGATCGCGTAGAGCACGCTCGGCTGGCCGGCGCAGACTGCGATGCCGATGCGGCCGACGTTGCTGTCCGTGGGCAGGCCGCTCGTGAGTTCTTGCCAGGAGTCACCACCGTTCGTGCTGCGCCAGAGACCGCTGCTCGGGCCACCGGAGCGGCGGTAGGTGAGCCCGCGCACCCGCTCCCACATCGCCGCGTAGAGCACCTGCGGGTTCTGCGGATTCAGCGCGAGGTCGATGCAAGCCGTCGAGTCGGTGAGCGCGAAGACGCGCTGCCAACTGCCCCCGCCGTTCAGGCTACGATAGACGCCGCGCTCCGGGTTCGTGCCGAAGAGCTTGCCCGAGGCGGCGACGTAGACGCGCTGGCCGTTCGTCGGGTCGACGAGGATGCGCCCGATGTAGCGCGTCGCCTCGAGCCCGAGCTGCTGCCAGCTCGCGCCGGCGTCCGTGGACTTGAAGACGCCCAGGCCGAAGAAGCTCAGGCTCGCTGCGTTCGCCTCGCCAGTGCCGGCGTAGATCACATTCGGGTTGCTCGGGTCGAGGGCGACGGCCCCCACTGGCAGGACGGCCTGCTCGTCGAAGATGGGCGCCCAGTGCGCGCCGCCGTCCACGGTCTTGAAGATGCCGCCGCTGGCCATCGCCGCGTAGGCGAGGTCCGCGTTCGTCGGATGCACGGCGATGTCCGTGACGCGGGCGCCGATGTTCGTCGGTCCGGCCGGTTCCCAGCCCGCGCGGCCCGCCAGCAGCGCGCCCTCACGCTCCTTGGCCGCCGCCTGATCGAGCGCACGCGCCAGGGCGGCCTGGGGGATGTCGCCCGCGGCGTCCGCGCGCTGGAACCAGAACCAGTCGTTGGGACGCTTGTTCGGCTCGCGGGGCGGCGCCTCGCGCCGGCCGAAGGGCAGCAGCAGGACGACGAGCGTGAGCGCGGCGAGGGCGAGGAGCAGGCGGCGCACGGCGAACTCCGGGGCGTGGGTGCAGCCTCGATTGTACCGCGCGCGGCGGGTGCGCCGCTAGCGCCGCGCGGCGCGCGCTCTCTCGATGGCCGCGAGCAGGGCCGCGGGCTCGTCGGTGCCGATGCGGTGGACGCAG
This window of the bacterium genome carries:
- a CDS encoding glycosyl hydrolase; its protein translation is MRRLLLALAALTLVVLLLPFGRREAPPREPNKRPNDWFWFQRADAAGDIPQAALARALDQAAAKEREGALLAGRAGWEPAGPTNIGARVTDIAVHPTNADLAYAAMASGGIFKTVDGGAHWAPIFDEQAVLPVGAVALDPSNPNVIYAGTGEANAASLSFFGLGVFKSTDAGASWQQLGLEATRYIGRILVDPTNGQRVYVAASGKLFGTNPERGVYRSLNGGGSWQRVFALTDSTACIDLALNPQNPQVLYAAMWERVRGLTYRRSGGPSSGLWRSTNGGDSWQELTSGLPTDSNVGRIGIAVCAGQPSVLYAIYADASAYFRGVYKSTNGGDSWTQVNDGALSGIYASYGWWFGNIRVDPANANNVIALGLYAYP